In the genome of Pieris napi chromosome 16, ilPieNapi1.2, whole genome shotgun sequence, one region contains:
- the LOC125057137 gene encoding glycogen-binding subunit 76A isoform X4 → MNGDHASSQCGLTSLLPMSCRGRAAAFARDLQSRLRNLGPPQDVECENSWLNRENGVHRPSTSSQRDLDTFYDFELECESPSSPVEEYSAPFTERLPEDSELPFYDIDSEELKEQKKFVLKHPDNGKNGFKFTTAFFTESPIKVQPAPKENGHVDKPLFSAITFEGCARQNSFDEVDCVVPTLCNLENDRILAHISSTIDSDSEFESAKSEPSDAIEDYTDLDKRSDDNSEALENISLDAELPEEEETKVEQESVNCESKVENGNHETNQILETDCLSANENEQQSNEESKLEEEGEDDRPQRVRRCSSLKTGKTPPGTPGRKKIVRFADVLGLDLADVKTFMDEIPVIPKSAYDDLTECDVQNSPPARSTPRFGALTLVPLFRLPKDLTDKLEKQNICLESARVSDGVHITICGSVRVRNLDFHKTVHVRYTMNRWKTYTDLQAIYVQGSCDGYSDRFQFVLYAPCISSGQRLEVAVRFQCKGQQFWDNNCGANYCFDCLALGAMLTAASPPGALHPTVDWHPSFY, encoded by the coding sequence ATGAATGGTGATCACGCCAGCTCTCAGTGCGGTCTGACGTCGCTGCTGCCCATGTCTTGTCGTGGTCGGGCCGCAGCGTTCGCGCGAGACTTACAATCCAGACTCCGGAACCTCGGTCCTCCTCAAGATGTGGAATGCGAGAATTCCTGGCTCAACAGAGAGAATGGCGTACACCGGCCGTCCACGTCGTCACAGCGGGACCTAGATACCTTCTACGATTTTGAGCTCGAATGTGAAAGCCCGTCCAGCCCCGTCGAAGAGTACTCAGCACCTTTTACGGAACGATTACCTGAAGACTCAGAGCTCCCTTTCTACGATATCGACTCCGAAGAACTTAAAGAACAGAAAAAGTTTGTACTGAAGCACCCTGATAATGGAAAGAATGGATTTAAATTCACAACAGCTTTCTTCACAGAATCTCCTATTAAAGTGCAACCAGCCCCAAAAGAAAATGGACACGTTGACAAACCATTGTTTTCGGCAATTACATTTGAAGGGTGTGCCAGGCAAAATAGTTTTGATGAAGTAGACTGTGTAGTGCCAACATTGTGTAACTTGGAAAACGACAGGATACTTGCGCATATTAGTTCCACGATCGACAGTGATTCTGAGTTTGAGTCTGCAAAGAGCGAGCCTTCAGATGCAATCGAAGATTATACTGATTTGGATAAACGTTCAGATGATAACAGCGAAGCTCTAGAAAATATCTCTCTCGACGCTGAACTACCTGAAGAAGAGGAAACAAAGGTTGAGCAGGAATCAGTCAATTGTGAATCTAAGGTGGAGAATGGTAATCATGAGACCAACCAAATTTTAGAAACAGACTGTTTATCAGCAAATGAAAACGAACAACAATCAAATGAAGAATCTAAACTCGAGGAGGAAGGTGAAGATGATAGGCCACAGAGAGTGAGACGATGCTCGTCTTTGAAAACTGGAAAAACTCCACCGGGGACGCCAGGCAGGAAAAAAATTGTGCGATTTGCAGACGTACTGGGGCTCGATTTAGCTGATGTGAAAACATTTATGGATGAGATTCCTGTAATTCCTAAGTCTGCTTATGATGATCTGACCGAGTGTGATGTCCAAAACTCCCCTCCTGCTCGCTCCACTCCAAGATTTGGTGCTCTGACGCTAGTTCCTCTTTTCCGACTTCCCAAAGATTTAACAGACAAGCtcgaaaaacaaaatatatgtctTGAAAGTGCAAGAGTCTCGGATGGCGTTCACATTACGATTTGTGGGTCCGTGCGAGTAAGGAATTTAGACTTTCACAAGACAGTTCATGTACGATACACTATGAATCGATGGAAAACTTATACAGATTTACAAGCAATTTACGTGCAAGGCTCGTGTGATGGCTATTCTGATCGTTTTCAGTTTGTACTCTATGCTCCCTGTATATCGTCAGGACAAAGACTGGAAGTTGCTGTAAGATTTCAGTGCAAAGGTCAACAGTTTTGGGATAACAACTGCGGAGCAAACTACTGTTTCGACTGCTTGGCTCTGGGGGCAATGTTGACTGCAGCGTCGCCTCCTGGCGCCCTTCACCCTACCGTAGACTGGCATCCTTCTTTCTACTGA
- the LOC125057137 gene encoding glycogen-binding subunit 76A isoform X1: protein MSLEHQIPLMKKTQMNGDHASSQCGLTSLLPMSCRGRAAAFARDLQSRLRNLGPPQDVECENSWLNRENGVHRPSTSSQRDLDTFYDFELECESPSSPVEEYSAPFTERLPEDSELPFYDIDSEELKEQKKFVLKHPDNGKNGFKFTTAFFTESPIKVQPAPKENGHVDKPLFSAITFEGCARQNSFDEVDCVVPTLCNLENDRILAHISSTIDSDSEFESAKSEPSDAIEDYTDLDKRSDDNSEALENISLDAELPEEEETKVEQESVNCESKVENGNHETNQILETDCLSANENEQQSNEESKLEEEGEDDRPQRVRRCSSLKTGKTPPGTPGRKKIVRFADVLGLDLADVKTFMDEIPVIPKSAYDDLTECDVQNSPPARSTPRFGALTLVPLFRLPKDLTDKLEKQNICLESARVSDGVHITICGSVRVRNLDFHKTVHVRYTMNRWKTYTDLQAIYVQGSCDGYSDRFQFVLYAPCISSGQRLEVAVRFQCKGQQFWDNNCGANYCFDCLALGAMLTAASPPGALHPTVDWHPSFY, encoded by the coding sequence acGCAGATGAATGGTGATCACGCCAGCTCTCAGTGCGGTCTGACGTCGCTGCTGCCCATGTCTTGTCGTGGTCGGGCCGCAGCGTTCGCGCGAGACTTACAATCCAGACTCCGGAACCTCGGTCCTCCTCAAGATGTGGAATGCGAGAATTCCTGGCTCAACAGAGAGAATGGCGTACACCGGCCGTCCACGTCGTCACAGCGGGACCTAGATACCTTCTACGATTTTGAGCTCGAATGTGAAAGCCCGTCCAGCCCCGTCGAAGAGTACTCAGCACCTTTTACGGAACGATTACCTGAAGACTCAGAGCTCCCTTTCTACGATATCGACTCCGAAGAACTTAAAGAACAGAAAAAGTTTGTACTGAAGCACCCTGATAATGGAAAGAATGGATTTAAATTCACAACAGCTTTCTTCACAGAATCTCCTATTAAAGTGCAACCAGCCCCAAAAGAAAATGGACACGTTGACAAACCATTGTTTTCGGCAATTACATTTGAAGGGTGTGCCAGGCAAAATAGTTTTGATGAAGTAGACTGTGTAGTGCCAACATTGTGTAACTTGGAAAACGACAGGATACTTGCGCATATTAGTTCCACGATCGACAGTGATTCTGAGTTTGAGTCTGCAAAGAGCGAGCCTTCAGATGCAATCGAAGATTATACTGATTTGGATAAACGTTCAGATGATAACAGCGAAGCTCTAGAAAATATCTCTCTCGACGCTGAACTACCTGAAGAAGAGGAAACAAAGGTTGAGCAGGAATCAGTCAATTGTGAATCTAAGGTGGAGAATGGTAATCATGAGACCAACCAAATTTTAGAAACAGACTGTTTATCAGCAAATGAAAACGAACAACAATCAAATGAAGAATCTAAACTCGAGGAGGAAGGTGAAGATGATAGGCCACAGAGAGTGAGACGATGCTCGTCTTTGAAAACTGGAAAAACTCCACCGGGGACGCCAGGCAGGAAAAAAATTGTGCGATTTGCAGACGTACTGGGGCTCGATTTAGCTGATGTGAAAACATTTATGGATGAGATTCCTGTAATTCCTAAGTCTGCTTATGATGATCTGACCGAGTGTGATGTCCAAAACTCCCCTCCTGCTCGCTCCACTCCAAGATTTGGTGCTCTGACGCTAGTTCCTCTTTTCCGACTTCCCAAAGATTTAACAGACAAGCtcgaaaaacaaaatatatgtctTGAAAGTGCAAGAGTCTCGGATGGCGTTCACATTACGATTTGTGGGTCCGTGCGAGTAAGGAATTTAGACTTTCACAAGACAGTTCATGTACGATACACTATGAATCGATGGAAAACTTATACAGATTTACAAGCAATTTACGTGCAAGGCTCGTGTGATGGCTATTCTGATCGTTTTCAGTTTGTACTCTATGCTCCCTGTATATCGTCAGGACAAAGACTGGAAGTTGCTGTAAGATTTCAGTGCAAAGGTCAACAGTTTTGGGATAACAACTGCGGAGCAAACTACTGTTTCGACTGCTTGGCTCTGGGGGCAATGTTGACTGCAGCGTCGCCTCCTGGCGCCCTTCACCCTACCGTAGACTGGCATCCTTCTTTCTACTGA
- the LOC125057137 gene encoding glycogen-binding subunit 76A isoform X2, with protein MDLRTQMNGDHASSQCGLTSLLPMSCRGRAAAFARDLQSRLRNLGPPQDVECENSWLNRENGVHRPSTSSQRDLDTFYDFELECESPSSPVEEYSAPFTERLPEDSELPFYDIDSEELKEQKKFVLKHPDNGKNGFKFTTAFFTESPIKVQPAPKENGHVDKPLFSAITFEGCARQNSFDEVDCVVPTLCNLENDRILAHISSTIDSDSEFESAKSEPSDAIEDYTDLDKRSDDNSEALENISLDAELPEEEETKVEQESVNCESKVENGNHETNQILETDCLSANENEQQSNEESKLEEEGEDDRPQRVRRCSSLKTGKTPPGTPGRKKIVRFADVLGLDLADVKTFMDEIPVIPKSAYDDLTECDVQNSPPARSTPRFGALTLVPLFRLPKDLTDKLEKQNICLESARVSDGVHITICGSVRVRNLDFHKTVHVRYTMNRWKTYTDLQAIYVQGSCDGYSDRFQFVLYAPCISSGQRLEVAVRFQCKGQQFWDNNCGANYCFDCLALGAMLTAASPPGALHPTVDWHPSFY; from the coding sequence acGCAGATGAATGGTGATCACGCCAGCTCTCAGTGCGGTCTGACGTCGCTGCTGCCCATGTCTTGTCGTGGTCGGGCCGCAGCGTTCGCGCGAGACTTACAATCCAGACTCCGGAACCTCGGTCCTCCTCAAGATGTGGAATGCGAGAATTCCTGGCTCAACAGAGAGAATGGCGTACACCGGCCGTCCACGTCGTCACAGCGGGACCTAGATACCTTCTACGATTTTGAGCTCGAATGTGAAAGCCCGTCCAGCCCCGTCGAAGAGTACTCAGCACCTTTTACGGAACGATTACCTGAAGACTCAGAGCTCCCTTTCTACGATATCGACTCCGAAGAACTTAAAGAACAGAAAAAGTTTGTACTGAAGCACCCTGATAATGGAAAGAATGGATTTAAATTCACAACAGCTTTCTTCACAGAATCTCCTATTAAAGTGCAACCAGCCCCAAAAGAAAATGGACACGTTGACAAACCATTGTTTTCGGCAATTACATTTGAAGGGTGTGCCAGGCAAAATAGTTTTGATGAAGTAGACTGTGTAGTGCCAACATTGTGTAACTTGGAAAACGACAGGATACTTGCGCATATTAGTTCCACGATCGACAGTGATTCTGAGTTTGAGTCTGCAAAGAGCGAGCCTTCAGATGCAATCGAAGATTATACTGATTTGGATAAACGTTCAGATGATAACAGCGAAGCTCTAGAAAATATCTCTCTCGACGCTGAACTACCTGAAGAAGAGGAAACAAAGGTTGAGCAGGAATCAGTCAATTGTGAATCTAAGGTGGAGAATGGTAATCATGAGACCAACCAAATTTTAGAAACAGACTGTTTATCAGCAAATGAAAACGAACAACAATCAAATGAAGAATCTAAACTCGAGGAGGAAGGTGAAGATGATAGGCCACAGAGAGTGAGACGATGCTCGTCTTTGAAAACTGGAAAAACTCCACCGGGGACGCCAGGCAGGAAAAAAATTGTGCGATTTGCAGACGTACTGGGGCTCGATTTAGCTGATGTGAAAACATTTATGGATGAGATTCCTGTAATTCCTAAGTCTGCTTATGATGATCTGACCGAGTGTGATGTCCAAAACTCCCCTCCTGCTCGCTCCACTCCAAGATTTGGTGCTCTGACGCTAGTTCCTCTTTTCCGACTTCCCAAAGATTTAACAGACAAGCtcgaaaaacaaaatatatgtctTGAAAGTGCAAGAGTCTCGGATGGCGTTCACATTACGATTTGTGGGTCCGTGCGAGTAAGGAATTTAGACTTTCACAAGACAGTTCATGTACGATACACTATGAATCGATGGAAAACTTATACAGATTTACAAGCAATTTACGTGCAAGGCTCGTGTGATGGCTATTCTGATCGTTTTCAGTTTGTACTCTATGCTCCCTGTATATCGTCAGGACAAAGACTGGAAGTTGCTGTAAGATTTCAGTGCAAAGGTCAACAGTTTTGGGATAACAACTGCGGAGCAAACTACTGTTTCGACTGCTTGGCTCTGGGGGCAATGTTGACTGCAGCGTCGCCTCCTGGCGCCCTTCACCCTACCGTAGACTGGCATCCTTCTTTCTACTGA
- the LOC125057137 gene encoding glycogen-binding subunit 76A isoform X3, translating to MKKTQMNGDHASSQCGLTSLLPMSCRGRAAAFARDLQSRLRNLGPPQDVECENSWLNRENGVHRPSTSSQRDLDTFYDFELECESPSSPVEEYSAPFTERLPEDSELPFYDIDSEELKEQKKFVLKHPDNGKNGFKFTTAFFTESPIKVQPAPKENGHVDKPLFSAITFEGCARQNSFDEVDCVVPTLCNLENDRILAHISSTIDSDSEFESAKSEPSDAIEDYTDLDKRSDDNSEALENISLDAELPEEEETKVEQESVNCESKVENGNHETNQILETDCLSANENEQQSNEESKLEEEGEDDRPQRVRRCSSLKTGKTPPGTPGRKKIVRFADVLGLDLADVKTFMDEIPVIPKSAYDDLTECDVQNSPPARSTPRFGALTLVPLFRLPKDLTDKLEKQNICLESARVSDGVHITICGSVRVRNLDFHKTVHVRYTMNRWKTYTDLQAIYVQGSCDGYSDRFQFVLYAPCISSGQRLEVAVRFQCKGQQFWDNNCGANYCFDCLALGAMLTAASPPGALHPTVDWHPSFY from the coding sequence acGCAGATGAATGGTGATCACGCCAGCTCTCAGTGCGGTCTGACGTCGCTGCTGCCCATGTCTTGTCGTGGTCGGGCCGCAGCGTTCGCGCGAGACTTACAATCCAGACTCCGGAACCTCGGTCCTCCTCAAGATGTGGAATGCGAGAATTCCTGGCTCAACAGAGAGAATGGCGTACACCGGCCGTCCACGTCGTCACAGCGGGACCTAGATACCTTCTACGATTTTGAGCTCGAATGTGAAAGCCCGTCCAGCCCCGTCGAAGAGTACTCAGCACCTTTTACGGAACGATTACCTGAAGACTCAGAGCTCCCTTTCTACGATATCGACTCCGAAGAACTTAAAGAACAGAAAAAGTTTGTACTGAAGCACCCTGATAATGGAAAGAATGGATTTAAATTCACAACAGCTTTCTTCACAGAATCTCCTATTAAAGTGCAACCAGCCCCAAAAGAAAATGGACACGTTGACAAACCATTGTTTTCGGCAATTACATTTGAAGGGTGTGCCAGGCAAAATAGTTTTGATGAAGTAGACTGTGTAGTGCCAACATTGTGTAACTTGGAAAACGACAGGATACTTGCGCATATTAGTTCCACGATCGACAGTGATTCTGAGTTTGAGTCTGCAAAGAGCGAGCCTTCAGATGCAATCGAAGATTATACTGATTTGGATAAACGTTCAGATGATAACAGCGAAGCTCTAGAAAATATCTCTCTCGACGCTGAACTACCTGAAGAAGAGGAAACAAAGGTTGAGCAGGAATCAGTCAATTGTGAATCTAAGGTGGAGAATGGTAATCATGAGACCAACCAAATTTTAGAAACAGACTGTTTATCAGCAAATGAAAACGAACAACAATCAAATGAAGAATCTAAACTCGAGGAGGAAGGTGAAGATGATAGGCCACAGAGAGTGAGACGATGCTCGTCTTTGAAAACTGGAAAAACTCCACCGGGGACGCCAGGCAGGAAAAAAATTGTGCGATTTGCAGACGTACTGGGGCTCGATTTAGCTGATGTGAAAACATTTATGGATGAGATTCCTGTAATTCCTAAGTCTGCTTATGATGATCTGACCGAGTGTGATGTCCAAAACTCCCCTCCTGCTCGCTCCACTCCAAGATTTGGTGCTCTGACGCTAGTTCCTCTTTTCCGACTTCCCAAAGATTTAACAGACAAGCtcgaaaaacaaaatatatgtctTGAAAGTGCAAGAGTCTCGGATGGCGTTCACATTACGATTTGTGGGTCCGTGCGAGTAAGGAATTTAGACTTTCACAAGACAGTTCATGTACGATACACTATGAATCGATGGAAAACTTATACAGATTTACAAGCAATTTACGTGCAAGGCTCGTGTGATGGCTATTCTGATCGTTTTCAGTTTGTACTCTATGCTCCCTGTATATCGTCAGGACAAAGACTGGAAGTTGCTGTAAGATTTCAGTGCAAAGGTCAACAGTTTTGGGATAACAACTGCGGAGCAAACTACTGTTTCGACTGCTTGGCTCTGGGGGCAATGTTGACTGCAGCGTCGCCTCCTGGCGCCCTTCACCCTACCGTAGACTGGCATCCTTCTTTCTACTGA